In Pseudochaenichthys georgianus chromosome 6, fPseGeo1.2, whole genome shotgun sequence, a single window of DNA contains:
- the ccdc73 gene encoding coiled-coil domain-containing protein 73 isoform X1, with product MDLSTDSGTLPPHTTVRGPMLGQELSLSNARCQTESGGTISLHLLGFKTHLLEAVEELHIRRDAETRFEDQISKLVLEKQELEWEKESLQRQIETVANQHTESILNVKKKLQAKIRNTVEEKGKYQVSAEIKDKEINNLKDELKTLQLLKYNLEKKSSELEVKLALQTRSKDSHLNQLGEVEKRFSALSRQCAVVKQAHEELEHNVDEAMQVNKKMTTACEKQEATIVSLKKEVEEVSNKLIKAKMSSVRHDQAHSPTGREQRVQQLQQKLNMETEMNKKLREENEAVRAEKQEVMRAMQHAQQLLLCQTQTVSRVDLEMKTQREQQQAHKQEHRAMREKSKALEDKAARLMESYTASQNSWDKEKAMFLGRIRSEQQELQAVKEANDKLHQKNTELSSQASVQAQRREELEMRDISPSHSDSPEVFSTLVKGIRGEETLNEPIPSAELSSGSVQHLASTQTRSPDCLEDSGAATEIVTTGAAGVVAESSLVHRSIDVSVDSQIEEGERNEEEQCNREEVQGEKRGTLVAQTTDDGREDSLFSTEEAGDPKQPETETEDTAEGGETCGAEERAKTGLHAAEPQIRVQATTDTTIEKSNTQQAVDSMDAEPPLTDCEPSDCSHSLPQTLSEKDADCSHVKKESETRKEGHLVCSDEHQSLDLETNVNQQVQRLGHDEVQTFAESLARPSSPNPGSEKISEISSANKPTDLSVPLAAQLDGTVSIQESEQATTQASNPASDITRNMKLTDEVGDTPVREEGVLVTTEVEQQAVPQSQDVSEQNVPLKSPVANGDDDDDDDGGDSNACKKKEDQSNAETLDNIEAPQDPLETSTLKDACADITMEAVDLESQVETLCCREQRKDDKIEDAGDAKMTTSETDLKLCVHQSHGSDALPGNSSIHANEMLHEGTSELSLPSNRTYRSSLDWAGAKRKHSEASTLHPSAQGSPMSEQSTSGSSGLRPLFLKSKRTKVPLVISRASDLLNASSVSGTAPSTQRQPQGERKDSGETCKETANMGSRASLSTTSFPVNTSAAVSRLSWQNTPGCSRAPTSAAGPSKDGDLSCSQEREDQQASFRTQISKIEQFLNTERLRLPKRRKTDN from the exons ATGGATCTCAGTACTGACTCCGGGACACTCCCCCCCCACACCACT GTAAGAGGACCGATGTTGGGGCAGGAACTGTCCCTGTCTAATGCTCGCTGTCAGACAGAAAGTGGAGGCACCATCTCACTACATTTGTTGGGGTTTAAAACCCATCTACTTGAAGCTGTGGAGGAGCTGCATATTCGGAGG GATGCAGAGACTCGCTTCGAGGATCAGATCAGTAAGCTGGTGCTGGAGAAGCAGGAGCTGGAGTGGGAGAAG GAATCCCTCCAACGTCAGATTGAAACAGTGGCCAACCAACACACGGAGTCAATCCTCAATGTGAAGAAAAAG CTTCAGGCCAAAATCAGAAACACAGTGGAGGAGAAG GGTAAATACCAGGTCAGTGCTGAGATAAAAGACAAGGAGATTAACAACCTGAAGGACGAGCTGAAGACGCTACAG TTACTGAAGTACAACTTGGAGAAGAAATCCAGTGAATTG GAGGTGAAACTAGCCCTGCAGACCCGGTCAAAGGACAGCCACCTGAACCAGCTGGGAGAGGTGGAGAAGCGTTTCAGTGCCCTGTCCAGGCAGTGTGCCGTGGTCAAGCAGGCCCACGAGGAACTGGAGCACAATG TCGACGAGGCAATGCAAGTAAATAAGAAAATGACAACTGCATGTGAAAAACAAGAGGCAACCATTGTGTCACTAAAAAAG gaggtggaggaggtcaGTAACAAGCTGATCAAGGCCAAGATGTCTTCCGTGAGACATGACCAGGCCCACAGTCCTACAGGCAGAGAGCAGCGTgtccagcagctgcagcagaagCTCAACATG GAAACTGAAATGAACAAGAAACTAAGAGAGGAAAATGAAGCCGTGAGAGCCGAAAAGCAG gAAGTGATGAGGGCCATGCAGCATGCCCAGCAGCTGCTGCTGTGTCAGACGCAGACGGTCAGCAGAGTGGATCTGGAGATGAAGACGcagagagagcagcagcag GCCCATAAGCAGGAGCACCGGGCGATGCGGGAGAAAAGCAAGGCCCTGGAAGACAAGGCGGCCCGACTGATGGAGAGCTACACGGCTTCACAGAACAGCTGGGACAAAGAG AAGGCCATGTTTCTGGGTCGCATCAGGAGTGAGCAGCAGGAACTTCAAGCTGTGAAAGAGGCCAACGACAAGCTTCATCAGAAGAACACTGAGCTGTCCTCACAGGCTTCAGTGCAGGCTCAGCGCAGAGAGGAATTGGAG ATGAGAGACATCAGTCCGAGCCACAGTGATTCTCCAGAGGTCTTCTCCACTTTAGTGAAGGGaatcagaggagaggaaactCTTAATGAACCCATCCCCAGCGCAGAGCTTAGCTCTGGCAGCGTGCAGCACTTGGCCTCCACTCAGACCAGATCCCCAGACTGTCTGGAGGACAGTGGAGCTGCGACAGAGATAGTCACCACTGGAGCAGCTGGAG TAGTTGCTGAATCGAGCCTTGTCCACAGGTCTATTGATGTTTCTGTGGACTCGCAGATTGAAGAGGGGGAAAGAAACGAGGAAGAGCAGTGTAATAGAGAAGAAGTCCAAGGAGAAAAGAGAGGAACGCTCGTGGCCCAAACAACAGATGACGGAAGAGAAGATAGCCTGTTCTCAACAGAAGAAGCAGGGGACCCCAAACAGCCTGAAACAGAAACAGAAGATACAGCAGAGGGAGGAGAGACATGTGGAGCAGAGGAGAGAGCAAAGACAGGGCTGCACGCAGCAGAACCCCAGATACGGGTCCAGGCGACGACTGATACGACTATCGAGAAGAGCAACACACAGCAGGCTGTTGACTCCATGGACGCTGAGCCACCTCTGACTGACTGTGAGCCCTCAGACTGCTCTCACAGCCTTCCTCAGACACTCAGTGAGAAGGATGCTGACTGCAGCCATGTGAAGAAAGAATCTGAGACCAGGAAAGAAGGACATTTGGTCTGTTCTGATGAGCACCAAAGTCTCGATCTTGAGACAAACGTAAATCAACAAGTGCAACGTCTCGGTCATGATGAGGTCCAGACCTTTGCGGAGTCACTTGCTCGTCCGTCAAGTCCCAATCCAGGTTCTGAGAAAATATCTGAGATATCATCAGCCAATAAACCCACTGATCTTTCTGTACCATTGGCTGCTCAGTTGGATGGTACTGTCAGTATTCAAGAGTCGGAGCAAGCTACGACACAAGCGAGTAACCCGGCTTCTGACATCACGAGAAACATGAAGCTAACAGATGAAGTTGGTGACACTCCTGTGAGGGAAGAAGGTGTGTTGGTGACAACAGAGGTTGAACAACAAGCAGTACCTCAAAGTCAGGACGTCTCAGAGCAGAATGTCCCGCTGAAGTCTCCTGTAGCcaatggtgatgatgatgatgatgatgatggtggtgatTCAAATGCAtgtaaaaagaaggaagaccAGTCAAATGCTGAGACACTTGATAACATTGAGGCTCCCCAGGATCCTCTGGAAACATCTACTTTGAAGGACGCCTGTGCTGATATCACAATGGAAGCTGTTGACCTTGAATCTCAGGTTGAGACTCTTTGCTGTCGGGAGCAACGGAAAGATGACAAAATAGAAGATGCAGGAGATGCAAAGATGACTACAAGTGAAACTGATTTGAAGCTGTGCGTCCATCAAAGTCATGGAAGTGATGCATTGCCGGGCAATAGCAGCATACATGCTAATGAAATGCTGCATGAGGGTACTTCAGAGTTGTCTCTGCCCAGCAATAGGACTTACAGGTCGTCCTTGGACTGGGCCGGTGCTAAGAGAAAACATTCAGAAGCCTCCACCTTACATCCGTCTGCTCAG GGGTCTCCTATGTCTGAGCAGAGTACAAGTGGTTCCAGTGGACTCAGACCCTTGTTTCTCAAAAGCAAGCGCACCAAAG TCCCCTTAGTGATCAGCAGGGCGTCGGATCTGTTGAATGCCTCCAGTGTCTCTGGGACGGCACCGTCCACACAGAGACAACCGCAGGGAGAGCGGAAAGATTCCGGAGAGACCTGCAAAGAGACGGCAAATATG GGGAGCAGAGCTTCTCTGTCCACTACTTCATTTCCAGTCAACACTTCTGCAGCAGTCAGCAGACTGTCATGGCAGAACACCCCAGG
- the ccdc73 gene encoding coiled-coil domain-containing protein 73 isoform X2 → MDLSTDSGTLPPHTTVRGPMLGQELSLSNARCQTESGGTISLHLLGFKTHLLEAVEELHIRRDAETRFEDQISKLVLEKQELEWEKESLQRQIETVANQHTESILNVKKKLLKYNLEKKSSELEVKLALQTRSKDSHLNQLGEVEKRFSALSRQCAVVKQAHEELEHNVDEAMQVNKKMTTACEKQEATIVSLKKEVEEVSNKLIKAKMSSVRHDQAHSPTGREQRVQQLQQKLNMETEMNKKLREENEAVRAEKQEVMRAMQHAQQLLLCQTQTVSRVDLEMKTQREQQQAHKQEHRAMREKSKALEDKAARLMESYTASQNSWDKEKAMFLGRIRSEQQELQAVKEANDKLHQKNTELSSQASVQAQRREELEMRDISPSHSDSPEVFSTLVKGIRGEETLNEPIPSAELSSGSVQHLASTQTRSPDCLEDSGAATEIVTTGAAGVVAESSLVHRSIDVSVDSQIEEGERNEEEQCNREEVQGEKRGTLVAQTTDDGREDSLFSTEEAGDPKQPETETEDTAEGGETCGAEERAKTGLHAAEPQIRVQATTDTTIEKSNTQQAVDSMDAEPPLTDCEPSDCSHSLPQTLSEKDADCSHVKKESETRKEGHLVCSDEHQSLDLETNVNQQVQRLGHDEVQTFAESLARPSSPNPGSEKISEISSANKPTDLSVPLAAQLDGTVSIQESEQATTQASNPASDITRNMKLTDEVGDTPVREEGVLVTTEVEQQAVPQSQDVSEQNVPLKSPVANGDDDDDDDGGDSNACKKKEDQSNAETLDNIEAPQDPLETSTLKDACADITMEAVDLESQVETLCCREQRKDDKIEDAGDAKMTTSETDLKLCVHQSHGSDALPGNSSIHANEMLHEGTSELSLPSNRTYRSSLDWAGAKRKHSEASTLHPSAQGSPMSEQSTSGSSGLRPLFLKSKRTKVPLVISRASDLLNASSVSGTAPSTQRQPQGERKDSGETCKETANMGSRASLSTTSFPVNTSAAVSRLSWQNTPGCSRAPTSAAGPSKDGDLSCSQEREDQQASFRTQISKIEQFLNTERLRLPKRRKTDN, encoded by the exons ATGGATCTCAGTACTGACTCCGGGACACTCCCCCCCCACACCACT GTAAGAGGACCGATGTTGGGGCAGGAACTGTCCCTGTCTAATGCTCGCTGTCAGACAGAAAGTGGAGGCACCATCTCACTACATTTGTTGGGGTTTAAAACCCATCTACTTGAAGCTGTGGAGGAGCTGCATATTCGGAGG GATGCAGAGACTCGCTTCGAGGATCAGATCAGTAAGCTGGTGCTGGAGAAGCAGGAGCTGGAGTGGGAGAAG GAATCCCTCCAACGTCAGATTGAAACAGTGGCCAACCAACACACGGAGTCAATCCTCAATGTGAAGAAAAAG TTACTGAAGTACAACTTGGAGAAGAAATCCAGTGAATTG GAGGTGAAACTAGCCCTGCAGACCCGGTCAAAGGACAGCCACCTGAACCAGCTGGGAGAGGTGGAGAAGCGTTTCAGTGCCCTGTCCAGGCAGTGTGCCGTGGTCAAGCAGGCCCACGAGGAACTGGAGCACAATG TCGACGAGGCAATGCAAGTAAATAAGAAAATGACAACTGCATGTGAAAAACAAGAGGCAACCATTGTGTCACTAAAAAAG gaggtggaggaggtcaGTAACAAGCTGATCAAGGCCAAGATGTCTTCCGTGAGACATGACCAGGCCCACAGTCCTACAGGCAGAGAGCAGCGTgtccagcagctgcagcagaagCTCAACATG GAAACTGAAATGAACAAGAAACTAAGAGAGGAAAATGAAGCCGTGAGAGCCGAAAAGCAG gAAGTGATGAGGGCCATGCAGCATGCCCAGCAGCTGCTGCTGTGTCAGACGCAGACGGTCAGCAGAGTGGATCTGGAGATGAAGACGcagagagagcagcagcag GCCCATAAGCAGGAGCACCGGGCGATGCGGGAGAAAAGCAAGGCCCTGGAAGACAAGGCGGCCCGACTGATGGAGAGCTACACGGCTTCACAGAACAGCTGGGACAAAGAG AAGGCCATGTTTCTGGGTCGCATCAGGAGTGAGCAGCAGGAACTTCAAGCTGTGAAAGAGGCCAACGACAAGCTTCATCAGAAGAACACTGAGCTGTCCTCACAGGCTTCAGTGCAGGCTCAGCGCAGAGAGGAATTGGAG ATGAGAGACATCAGTCCGAGCCACAGTGATTCTCCAGAGGTCTTCTCCACTTTAGTGAAGGGaatcagaggagaggaaactCTTAATGAACCCATCCCCAGCGCAGAGCTTAGCTCTGGCAGCGTGCAGCACTTGGCCTCCACTCAGACCAGATCCCCAGACTGTCTGGAGGACAGTGGAGCTGCGACAGAGATAGTCACCACTGGAGCAGCTGGAG TAGTTGCTGAATCGAGCCTTGTCCACAGGTCTATTGATGTTTCTGTGGACTCGCAGATTGAAGAGGGGGAAAGAAACGAGGAAGAGCAGTGTAATAGAGAAGAAGTCCAAGGAGAAAAGAGAGGAACGCTCGTGGCCCAAACAACAGATGACGGAAGAGAAGATAGCCTGTTCTCAACAGAAGAAGCAGGGGACCCCAAACAGCCTGAAACAGAAACAGAAGATACAGCAGAGGGAGGAGAGACATGTGGAGCAGAGGAGAGAGCAAAGACAGGGCTGCACGCAGCAGAACCCCAGATACGGGTCCAGGCGACGACTGATACGACTATCGAGAAGAGCAACACACAGCAGGCTGTTGACTCCATGGACGCTGAGCCACCTCTGACTGACTGTGAGCCCTCAGACTGCTCTCACAGCCTTCCTCAGACACTCAGTGAGAAGGATGCTGACTGCAGCCATGTGAAGAAAGAATCTGAGACCAGGAAAGAAGGACATTTGGTCTGTTCTGATGAGCACCAAAGTCTCGATCTTGAGACAAACGTAAATCAACAAGTGCAACGTCTCGGTCATGATGAGGTCCAGACCTTTGCGGAGTCACTTGCTCGTCCGTCAAGTCCCAATCCAGGTTCTGAGAAAATATCTGAGATATCATCAGCCAATAAACCCACTGATCTTTCTGTACCATTGGCTGCTCAGTTGGATGGTACTGTCAGTATTCAAGAGTCGGAGCAAGCTACGACACAAGCGAGTAACCCGGCTTCTGACATCACGAGAAACATGAAGCTAACAGATGAAGTTGGTGACACTCCTGTGAGGGAAGAAGGTGTGTTGGTGACAACAGAGGTTGAACAACAAGCAGTACCTCAAAGTCAGGACGTCTCAGAGCAGAATGTCCCGCTGAAGTCTCCTGTAGCcaatggtgatgatgatgatgatgatgatggtggtgatTCAAATGCAtgtaaaaagaaggaagaccAGTCAAATGCTGAGACACTTGATAACATTGAGGCTCCCCAGGATCCTCTGGAAACATCTACTTTGAAGGACGCCTGTGCTGATATCACAATGGAAGCTGTTGACCTTGAATCTCAGGTTGAGACTCTTTGCTGTCGGGAGCAACGGAAAGATGACAAAATAGAAGATGCAGGAGATGCAAAGATGACTACAAGTGAAACTGATTTGAAGCTGTGCGTCCATCAAAGTCATGGAAGTGATGCATTGCCGGGCAATAGCAGCATACATGCTAATGAAATGCTGCATGAGGGTACTTCAGAGTTGTCTCTGCCCAGCAATAGGACTTACAGGTCGTCCTTGGACTGGGCCGGTGCTAAGAGAAAACATTCAGAAGCCTCCACCTTACATCCGTCTGCTCAG GGGTCTCCTATGTCTGAGCAGAGTACAAGTGGTTCCAGTGGACTCAGACCCTTGTTTCTCAAAAGCAAGCGCACCAAAG TCCCCTTAGTGATCAGCAGGGCGTCGGATCTGTTGAATGCCTCCAGTGTCTCTGGGACGGCACCGTCCACACAGAGACAACCGCAGGGAGAGCGGAAAGATTCCGGAGAGACCTGCAAAGAGACGGCAAATATG GGGAGCAGAGCTTCTCTGTCCACTACTTCATTTCCAGTCAACACTTCTGCAGCAGTCAGCAGACTGTCATGGCAGAACACCCCAGG